The sequence CATTATGAACACATAACTGAATAAGGGAATAGGACCCACTGAAAAGAACAGAACCAAATAACCATGTATAAAACATACTATATGCTAAAGTCTACATTTTCCAGAAGAAGAGTTAAAATAGTGGTATACAAAGGATTTGAACATGcataagcaaaaaaacaaacaaaaaaaatcggTCTTAGATGTACTTGTaccataaattttataaataatattagtTTCCAAGTGTTTTTTTCCCAAGGCAGTAGAACAACTTATTATTAATCttttagtaaaacaaaataaaaattactcattATGATCTTTATTCGATAAgaaattcttcattaaaaatctACTTTGTCCCATTAGGTAAAgggaaatttccaaatatttatagtCAAAGTTTGGGAATACATTTtggaaagtaaaacaaacatCAAAGGGAAGCAGTAGGATATCCTGAGACCAGAAAGCTTAATAAAATGAGTTACTTACTTTGATTGGaaagattgaaataaaaatgtcaagaaataCACAGAAGGAGTAAGTTGTATTTCCACGGTCTTatcaaaaaattacattttataactCTGAGAATTTGATTGCTACAATCATGGCACTGctttagctaaaaaaaaaatgcccttttaAAGTACTTGTCCTAAATAAACTTTTCAGAGCAACCTTTATGTCattgttcctcaggctgtagatgaaggggttcaacataggtgtgaccacagtgtacatcaccgAGGCTATTGCacttgagtgtgagctgtggGTAGCAGCAGAGCTAAGGTACACTCCAAAagatgtacaataaaataaggagacggcagagaggtgagatgcacaggtggaaaatgctttatacttccctTGAAATGATGAGATTCCCCAAATGGAGGAAACTATCCTAGAGTAAGAGTAGAGGATACCAGCCAGGGGAACAGCAGCCAGCAGCCCAGCAGCAAAATACATCACCATGTTATTGATAAAGTTGTCAGAACAGGCAAGTTGTACCATCTGCTTGAGCTCACAGAAAAAGTGAGGGATTTCAAAGTCTGCGCAGAAGGAAAGTGGCAATAACATTAAGCTTTCCAACAGGGAATTTAGAATACTCGTGATCCAGGACACAAGGACCAGCAGTCCACAGAGCCAGGGATTCATGATGACCATGTAGTGCAGGGGGCGACAGATGGCCACAAAGcgatcataggccatcacagctaGGAGGAAGTTATCCAAACACAGAAAGTGTATGAAAAAGTACATCTGGGTGATGCAACCTTCATAGGTGATAACTTTGCTCTGGGTCTGGATGTtccacagcatctttgggatggtggtggaggtgaaacagatgtctacaaaggacaggttggagaggaagaagtacatgggtgtgtggaggtgggtgTCTAAAGTGATGGCTGAGATGATGATcaggtttccaaacacagtgatcaggtacatggagaggaaaatCCCAAATATGAGGGGCTGCAGTTCTGGTTTCTCTGAAAATCCCAagagaagaaattctgaaatttgtGTATAATTTCCCGGGCCCATGTGGTAGAGGTGACtaccaggaaagaggaaaaaacatgATCAGTTTTACAGAAACTACCATTCCTCACTTAGTTGAAATATTACAACCTATACTTTGCAGTGAAGAAATAGTTTCAGTATTTTATGTCTGTATACAAAATTCCCTTGCAAGGAATCCCTGTTTCATACCTGATTAGTAATTTTCATCCCCAAATCAGTGTTTCCCTCAAGACGTTATATCGTCTACAGTTTAAATGAGAAATTCTCTCATTCATTTGAGGAATACATATTCAGGGTAGACTATAACTAAGGCATTATTGCTGAAAAACAAGAAGTGCTACAATCTAATAATGTTGAAAGTACATAAGTAAATATAAGAATTATATAGTATGTCATATGTGACTGGAGCTGTAATGCAAACAAAGCAGATATAAAGCAGGGAGTGGCTATGAGTGTTATCTTTTACTGCATGTTGTGGCAAAGTCAAAGAGATATATGAACAGAGACCTcaaggaagaaaagacaggagTCAGAGCATATCTGGGGAAGTGTGTgtctggcagagggaacagccactGCAAAAGCCTGGGAAGGATGCTTCTTTCAGATgtggaaatccaaaaaaggaagCCACTGAGAGGAGAATAGTAAGCAAGAGGGAGAGTGATGAGTGATGATGTCAGTGAATTTTTAAGAATGAGGTAGCCTCACAGCTGCTTAAAGCTCAAGACACAAGGAGTCTCTTATTCACACTATGTGCCTCTTGCACTGTATTAACCTGGCTGCAAAGGCCTCCTGTCAATTGAAACAGATCTCCTCCTTAGTGTCATCTGTTTATTGTGTTCAAAACATGACCTTGGAATATATGAGTCCATGTACCCCTGTCTGAGAACAATACTCACTCCAGAagacacgcacacatacacaccataGGACACCATGTCCTCCTTATGTGAGTTACATGTCCTTCTCCCACCCCTCACTGTTTAGAATACAAATGTATACAAGTTTGCCAGGTCACAACAACTTTATCATAAATTACATAGAAATAGGATGTAGACATTCCAAGGCTTAAGCATCCCGTGGACGAGTAACCTTGGGGCTCCATTTCAGTATGCCCATATTGTGCCCTatacataaagaaacaaaaaaaaatgtgttcaacaAACAGCGTGGGGGGGGAATTCAATGGACAGGAAGAATACATGTCTTGAGAGACTGTGAGGAAGGAAATGCTGCCTTGATTTTGATGGCATTCTATTCCGTTTATATCCCATCTATAccgaggaaaaataataaaaggtaaaaagaataaatttttataagaaagaaaagtaatgataTCTTTAA is a genomic window of Hippopotamus amphibius kiboko isolate mHipAmp2 chromosome 15, mHipAmp2.hap2, whole genome shotgun sequence containing:
- the LOC130836318 gene encoding olfactory receptor-like protein OLF4; the protein is MGPGNYTQISEFLLLGFSEKPELQPLIFGIFLSMYLITVFGNLIIISAITLDTHLHTPMYFFLSNLSFVDICFTSTTIPKMLWNIQTQSKVITYEGCITQMYFFIHFLCLDNFLLAVMAYDRFVAICRPLHYMVIMNPWLCGLLVLVSWITSILNSLLESLMLLPLSFCADFEIPHFFCELKQMVQLACSDNFINNMVMYFAAGLLAAVPLAGILYSYSRIVSSIWGISSFQGKYKAFSTCASHLSAVSLFYCTSFGVYLSSAATHSSHSSAIASVMYTVVTPMLNPFIYSLRNNDIKVALKSLFRTSTLKGHFFFS